The DNA window ACTCGTGATGACATCCTCCGCGGCCAGCGGAATCACCTCCCGCGACAGCAGGCGAAGTTCGCCGTCGCGTTCCCACGGATCGGACTCGATCGCCGATGTGCCGCACAACAGGTAGGCGACGCCTTCATGGCCGCTAGCCGGTAAGACGGCCTTGCGAAGCTCGTGAAGGTGCCGCTCCTGGAGGGTGAGGGTGTGGCGGATCACTTCGTGTCCCTCAGGGCCGCGGAAATCCGCCGGATCATCGTGTGGATGCCGTCAACGCCGGCTCGCCAGTCGCTGTTGTGCCGGCTCCACTGCTGCCACTGCCGGCCGCCGAAATTGACCAAGACATCCGCCTTCTCCGGCCAGCCGGACGCGCCCTGCAGCTTGATCCAGGGAAAGCAGTAGAACATGTCCGGGCAGGCATCCGGATAGCCTGCAGGCAGGATCATCAGCACGTCCGTCGTGGCGTGATCGAAACGGCCGCCGGTGTTAAAGCCCTTGAATACGACTCCTTTCCTCTCGCCGTCGGTCACGGCTTCGACGACCATGTCGTGGTCGTCAAGAAAGCGCTGGTCCGACTCCGGCAGCACAAGGCACCGCTCACCGGCATTCGTGTCTTCCTTGCCGGTGTAGAAGCGTTCAACGCCCTTGGGCTCCAGCGGCACGGTCTGACCATCCGACAGGAGCAAGTCTTCCTGGGCGCGGCGTTCCTGCCACACGCGGTAGCCGGCCGGAATACCCGCGAGCCACCGAAGCTGCGTCTCCGTGATGCTGGCGCTTCCCCAGGGCTGGCGCCGGCCGTCCAACTCGAAGTTGAACGACCGATCGCTGCGGAAGGTAATAAAGATCTTGTGATCCAGCTCACGCAGATTGACCGTTTCCTCCAAGTCGATGTCTTCGAGCTGCCGGTCGGGGCCAAGGCAGAAAACGAGGTGCTCTTCGACCGGCTGCTTGCCGGCGAGGGTGAGGATTTGCCGCCCGGTCAAGACCGGATCGGCCGATTCGAAAGGTACTTTGTCGATTTCCAGCTTCTGCATGACTGTCCTTCCCGCGGACCGGCAAGGTTGCCGCGAAAAACGATGCCCAAGATGAACCGGCTGCGGAACTCCCGCTGCCTGCCGTGCCCGAAAGCCCGGATGCGTTACGGAGATCATTCGCTAAGTTCATCAAGCAGTCAAGTGGCAGTGCTTGAAAAATTTAGCAGCCGGCATAGTGTTGGGGTTGAAGAAGATGGACCGGGACGCGGTCCGCACTTTTACTGAATTGGATGCCATGCCTGATGAGAAGGACTGCAACGCGGCCGACGGATCAAAAGGTCAACCACTGGGTGACTACCTCGCCAACGTCCGCACGGCCAAGCAGATGTCGCTGCGGGATGTGGAGGAAGCCGCAGCCGGCGTCGTTTCCAACGCGTATCTAAGCCAGCTTGAGCATGGCCGTATCAGTAAGCCCTCTCCCAATATCCTGCATTGCCTTGCCCGCGTGTACGGCGTCGCCTACGAGACGCTGATGCAGAAGGCGGGCTATATCGCCGCCGCGGTAAACAACGAGACGGGCTCCAAGCGCCACGGGCGCGTAGCAACATTTGCCAAGCAGAACCTCACGAACGAGGAAGAAGAATCGCTGCTGGAATATCTCGCATTCCTCCGTTCGAAAAAGGGGAGGAAGTCGTGACGCTCGATAGCCTTGACGATGACCAGTTGCGCCAGGTTCGCGATCACGCCCGCAAGGCGCTCGAAAAAGCTGGCGCGAAGGGATGCTTTCCGACGCCGGTCGACCAAGTGATCGCCGCGGCGAAGCACCTCGTGAACGCCCACGAGGAGATCGATGAAGGGTTCCTCGCCAAGGCCCGTAAGAAAGTTGGAGGCGCGCTCAAGCGTGCGCTATCCAAGGTGATGGGCGTCCTCGACGTCACCGCCCGCACAATGCATCTCGACAAGCTGGTGCCGATCCACAAGCTGCCGTTTCTCAAGCTCCACGAGTTGGGACACGGCGTGCTTCCATGGCAGCGCGAGATGTTCAAACTCACCGAAGATTGTGAGTTGACCATCGCGCCTGAGGTCAGCGAACTGTTCGAGCGTGAGTCGAACGCCTTTGCGTCCGAGGTGCTCTTCCAGCTCGACAGCTTTACAGATGAAGCAGCTAGCGACGACGTTCTGGGGCTGAAAACGCCCCTGCGCCTATCGAAGCGTTATGGCGCGTCCGTCTATTCGAGCATCCGTCGGTACGTCAGCACGAACGCACGTTCCTGCGCCGTCATCGTTCTGGAGCCGCCTGTCGCCTGTTCTGGCGATGGCTTCGTCGCCAAGCTTCGCCGCGTTGTCGTGTCAAATCAGTTCCACTTCACCTTTGGCGATATCCGGCTCGCCGAAGAGTTCACGCCCGATGATGAGATCGGCCGCATAGTGCCGGTTGGCGGTAGACGGATGTCGCGTCCCCGCCCCCTCGTGCTTACCGACCGCAACGGGTCGAAGCACGAGTGCGTTGCTGAGGCATTCGCCCACAAATACAACGTGTTCATCCTCGTTTGCCCAAAGGCGACGCTTACGAAAAAGATCGTCCTTATCGCAAGCTAGTTCAGCAACCAGGCGGCACGGTGACACTCATGCCATCGGTCGCAGTGATTGGGTACTCCCCATACTTCTCCGCTTGATGTAATAGCGAATCGCCAATAACAAGACCTGCCGTGCGTGCGGCTGCGGTCTTCGACTCGGGCGATGCCGATTCAACCCTTGCTCCCTTCGCGTGCGGAAGCTTACCGGCCGCGGATGGTTTAGGAGGCAAGTGAAGATCACGATGATGGAGCCAGCGGGAATTGAACCCTAGCCGTTCGTAACGTAAAGGAGGAACGCTGCCTATCGTCGCCGCACGATCTTGTGCCCCGCGTGATCCAGGCAATCCCCATCTGGCACCGTCACCTCAAACCCCTCACGCCGATACCAGCCGAGCAGATCCCGGTTCTCCTCAATGTCCTTCTGCGTCACGCTCCCGAAGATTTCGCGGACACCTTCCGCATCGGCACGCCGGAGGAACCGCCTCAGGACCTCCGTCCCGATCTTGTTGCCCCTCAAGGTCCCGACCTGCTTCAACAGCGCCTTCGGCACCTCCACATCCGGGCGGACTTGCATGTCTTCGAGCCTCAGCCGGTCGCCCTCCCGCGTGCCCAACGCCCGGCACACCCACATGCCATCGAGCGTCGCTTCTAGATTGAAGTCGTCCTCTTCCACATCAAAGTCGAAAGCCAGTTCGTTTATGATCGTCACGGCGGAAGTTTCCCCTTTTCGTTCCCCTTTTCAAATGGGGAACGGTTGCGCGAGGTCCACAAAATCCACGGTGAAAACGGGCGGAAACTGCGGAGGAATTAGCGGAAAAGCCGCTTTTGGGGCGGTGATAGGCGGGAATTCATGTTCGGAGCTGTGGCTCTACGCGGCCCGATTTCAAGACCGGCGCAATCGACCACTCTGCCACTCCTCCGGGGAGTGCTTTGGAAGACTAGCCGCCTCGGGCGGGATCGTCAAAACTGCCTGCCGTCTTGTGCGGCAGGGCTGAGGGCAATCGCATCTCCTTTTGTCGATGGTTGTGTTTTGTACGGGTTGCGCTTTCTAACTTCTCTCGCTATCACTCCTTCACCGGTCGCGAAGCTTCGCTGGTAACAACTTTCATCTCCTGAAACGGAGCTTCGCCATGGATGGCCCTGCGACCAGTGGTACCCTGCGCGCGTTTTCCAACCTCCCCGATCCTCGCGGCTGCAACGTGATTCACAAACTCCACGACATCCTCGTCATCTCCGTCTGCGCCGTCATCTGCGGTGCCGACGGCTGGGTCGACGTTGAACTCTATGGCAAGAGCAAGCTCTCCTGGCTGCGAACCTTCCTGGATCTTCCCCACGGCATCCCGTCTCACGACACCTTCGGTCGCGTCTTCGCCAAGCTCCATCCCGACGCCTTCGAGCAGTGTTTCAACGCCTGGGTCGGCGCGATCGCACAGTCCGCCGGCGGACGACTGATCGCGATCGACGGCAAGGCCATCCGCCGGTCCTTCGAACACGCCTGGGCCAGGAACAACATGACCCACATGGTCAGCGCGTTCGTCGACGCCCACCGGATGGTCTTCGGCCAGGTCGCCGTGGATGACAAGAGCAATGAGATCGAGGCGATCCCGCGGCTTTTGGGCCTGTTAGACATTCAGGACGCGACGGTGACGATCGATGCCGCCGGCTGCCAGACGCAGATCGCCAGACAGATCGTCGATGCCGGCGGCAACTACGTGCTGTCGGTGAAGGAGAACCAGCCGAGGACCAGGCTTCGCCTCGTCCGACGCTGCACGCGAAGGTCAGGAAGCTGCTGGACGAAGCGATCCTGAGCGGCATGAAGGACGTGAGCCACGGCGTCCACGAGGAGTTCGACGCCGACCACGGCCGGCTGGACACCCGCAAAGTGTGGGTGATGGACGAAGTGCACTGGCTCGGCGACCTATGTCAGCAGTGGCCGGGACTGGCCGGCGTGATCGCGGTCGAACGCAAGCGGGAGGTGCTTGCCGGCAAGAGCAGCGTCGAGCGGCATTACTTCATCAGCAGCGTCGCAGGGACCGACGCCAGGGCGATGGCGGCGGCGATCCGCGGCCACTGGGCCATCGAGAACAAGCTGCACTGGCAACTGGACGTGAGCTTCCGCGAGGACGAGCGGCGGATCCGCAAAGGCTATGGTGCGGAGAACTACTCCCGGTTGTGCCGGCTGACGCTCAATCTTCTCAAGCGGGACAGGAGCATCAAAAACGGGATCCACGGGAAACGGTTAAAGGCAGGTTGGGACGAGCACTACCTGCTCCGTCTGCTAACGACCTGAACATGCAATCGCCCTGCGGCAGGGCTGCGGCGGCCAAGGGCTCGGCGGCCCCGGTACCACTACGCTTTCACGCGTTTGACCATCACCTCGCGGGTCCTCGGGCCGTCGAACTCGCAGAGGTAGATGCCCTGCCACTGCCCCAGCAGCATCCGCCCCGCCTCGATCAGGACCGTCACGCTGTTGCCGACCATCGCCGTTTTCAGATGGCTGTCGCTGTTGCCTTCGGAGTGGCGGTAGTACGACTCCTTCTTTGGCACCAGCTCGTCCAGCTTTCTCAGCAGATCGTGCTGCACATCGGGGTCGGCGTTTTCTTGGATGGTGACGCCCGCCGTCGTGTGGGGGACGTAGACGATCACGTAGCCGCTCTCGATGTCGTCGCACAGCCTTGCGACCTCGTCGGTGATCTCGACCATCTGCGATCGTCGCTGCGTGCGGACTGAAATCGTCGTCACTGCGGGCATGGGCTGGGCTCCTTCGCGTTCAGGATAGGCGATCGCGTCGCGATGCGCCTCATGCTTCGCCGCGGTCGTTCATCCCGGCGATCGCGCGGTTCAACGCCGCCCGCAGGGGTTGGGTCAGGTGAACGTTGCTCGCCGGGCGCAGGTTGAGTTTCACGCCGCGCTCCCGGCGGAAGAATCGTCCGTCGCGGACGAACAGTCGACCGACGACGATCCACGTGCCGGGGAACACTTTCGACAGCAGGACTGCCGTCGCGAGCGCTGCCGGCAGTTCCCCCGAGCCGACGCGGGCGATCGCCAGGTATTCGCCGTCGGGGACGACGTGAATCGCCAGCTGCAGGCCGAAGTGCACTTCGGCCGCCGTCGCCACTTGGGCCACGCGGGTTGCGGCATCGCGCGGCCAGGCCTGTTCGCCGGCGGCAAGCTGATGCCGCAGGGCCCGGCCGGTCTGCGGCTTGATCAGCGCCTGGATGACGGCCAGTTCCCGCTCCGGCGAGATGCGCGGAATCGCGAGCAGAATCTCAGCCGCCGGCGGGTTACGGCGGCGGCCTTTCAGCGACGGGATGGGGCTCATCGGGCTTCGCAAGAGCCGATGGTAGGCCGCCGATCAGGCCCAAACGACAGAGCCGCCCCGGGGCGGTCGCCCGGAGCGGCTTGTTCGTTTCTTTCGGCACGTCATCACGGGCATTTGCCCGCCTGACATTGTTCTATCGGCTTACGGGATCACGATCTTCTGGCCGACCTTCACCGCATCGGGATTCATGTTCGGGTTGGCGGCGGCGATCTTCTTCCACTTGTTGCCGTCGCCGTACTGTGCACGTGCGATGGACGTCAGCGTGTCGCCCTTCTGAACGGTGTACGTCTTCCCGGCCGCCGCGACGGCGACAGGTTCGACGGCAACGGGCTCGGCCGGAGCGACATACGCCGGCTTGGCGGCAACGCGCGTGCTGTTGGACGCCGGTGCCGGCTTGTACGCCGGGCTCTTGTAGGTCGGGCCGGCGTAGGGTGCGGGCTCGGCCGCCGGCACGGGCTGGTTGCTGACCTGGGCCTGCTGCGGGCCGACGTCCAGCACCGAGCCTTCGGCCTTGGGCTTCTCGGTCGTGCAGCCGACGTTGATCATCGTCAGGATCAGGAACAGCGGGATACCGGGCAGTGCGAACTTCACGAGCAGGCTCCTTCCGTGCGATCGTCCCCTGCGGGGCGATGTGAACACCACCGCTCGTCGGCCCTCCTTGGCCTTGGGCGATACGGGGCACAGAGGTGTTATCGGACGCTTGGCCGACGAATCTTCAGCCTTCTCCGGTCGCAGCGCCACTTTCGATACCGGGGCAGGCGTCAGTGCCGGCCAGAGCGGGTTCTTCGTCGGGGCGGGTGCCTTGTGCTTCGGAACCTCGAACTTCATGTTGATCGGCAACGACATCGAAAGTCCTCCTCGTCCGGAAAAAACCGACGCCCCAACATCATCCGGGACGTCTGTTCTGGAGATCGGCGGGATCGATACGCTGCTGAGCAATTTCGACGGCAGATCTATGCGTGTATTGCGTAGAACCGCGTCAGCACTGACGGGCATAACACCTGTAACGGAAGGGCAAAGTCCGCCGCGACAGCCGATGTCGTCGATCTGGCGGTATAAGATGCCTCGCGCCGGCCGACGGCGCGTGCATGAGCCCCTACCTGTCACTCACCCTTCTGATGCTGGCCGCCGGCGGCTTGCTGCTCCTTGCGGTCGTCCATCTGATGGCCCGCGCCCTGACGCGGCCGCCGAGAATGACCGACGGAAAGGCGATGCACATCCTGCTCCGGCTCACGCCGAAAGACGTCGGCCTGCGCTTCGAGCCCACGACCTTCGAGGTGCGCGACGTCATCGCCGACGGCAAGCTGAAACTTGCGGCCTGGTGGATGGCGGCGGATGAGGCTTCGCAGAAGACGGTCGTCGTCGTTCACGGCTACGCCGACGCCAAGGTCGGCGCGCTCGCCTGGGCACCGGTCTGGCACGAGCTGGGGTTCAACATCCTCGCCGTCGATTTGCGAGCCCATGGCGACAGCGAAGGCGTCCTCTGCACCGGCGGGTTCGCCGAGCGGCACGACCTGGAGCAGGTCGTCCATCAGCTCGTCGCCGGCAAGCCGCAGGAAACGCGAACGCTGATGCTCTTTGGGGTAAGTCTTGGAGCGGCGGCGGTTGCCGGGACGGCCGCGCTGCTGGCGCCGATCGACGGCCCGGCCGCTGCTCCCCCGCTGCTCGCCGGCGTGGTGCTCGAAAGCCCGTTCGCGGACTTCCGCTCGGCCAGCATGGCGCACTTCGACCTGCTGGGTCTGCCCGGGGGACGAATCGCCTGGCTGGCGCTTCGCCACGCCGAACGGCTGACGTCTGCACGATTCGACGACGTTCGGCCGGTCGATCTGATCGGCCGCATCGGCTGTCCCCTGCTCGTGCTGGCGGCGAGCAACGATGCGTATCTGGACGCCGAGGAATCGGCGGACATCGAACGCGCCGTCGCCGCCCGCCCGGCAACGGCCGGGCCGTCCGTCTATCGCCGATTCGAAGGCGTGGAACACCTGATGGCGGTGATTGCTGAGCCTAACGATTATCGCGAAACGCTGAGGAGCTTTGTGGACCGGGCAGATCGGTAACCCTGGCGAAGTTCGGGTGGCATGGGCAAGCGTACTCGCTTGCCCGTGGTGAACGCCATCCGACGTTCGCCACGGGCAACGGGGTACCGTTGCCCATGCCACCCGACATCGGCCCGCCGGCCAGATCTCGCATCGCACCCATTGAGGTGACAACGCCCAACAGAAAAGCCGCACACTTTAAGATGTGCGGCTTCAGGTTTACTGGTGCCACTGAGCTGAAGGTCACGCCTTCACGTTCGGATCGCGGATGTTCACCCACGTGTGGACGTGCGGCGCGCCGCGGAAGTACCAGACCATGTTCGGCCCTTCGACCTGCCAGACGTCCCAGATGCCGTCGTTGCCGAGGTCGCCGGCCTTGAAGAACGCCATGTGCAGGTTCTCCATCCCGCCGGCTTCGACGAGTTTCATCGCCTCGTCGGCGTCGGCCTTGCGGAACGGGGCAAGCAGATCGTCGAGCACCTTCTTCACCAGGCCCTGCTGGTCCTTCGAGAGCTCGCTCATCGGGATGCCCGGCAGGCCCTGCTTCTTGCCGGTCAGCTTGACGGTGTTCGTGTGGTCTTCCTTGCGAGGCGTGTCGAGCAGCGCGATCTTCTGCTGCTTGCCGTCGAGCGCCTTGTACACCTCGTTCGCCCGCAGCGCCTGATACCAGTAGGCGTTCTTCGGGTGATCGGGCTTTTCGTTGAAGCCCTGCGCGGCGTGGCCGTAGAAAATCGGCCCGCCGAACGCCGCCCCTTCCACCGAGTTGCCGTCGCACCGGCGGGTACAGTGCCGCCCGGTCAGGACGAACTCGAACTTGTTCTTCGCGGCGTCGCTCGCCGACGCATTGGGCTCGCCGAACATCGCCATCGCGCACTCGGCCGAGAAGCTGCCCTCGCCGCTGCCGTCGTGCTCGACCTGGTCGAACACCTTCTGCGCATACTCCGGGCTGTGCAGGCCCATGAAGATCTGTTTGACCAGGTCACACTGGTCGGGCGTGAGCGCCTCTTTCATCGTCTGCTTGACGATCGTCCAGTTGTTGTCCACCTTCAGCCGCAGCGGGTGATCGAACGGGAAGCAGAGGATCTTCTTCTGCTCCTCCTTCAGCGAGCCATAGAGCTGGGCGACCAGCGTCTCGCTGCTGGCGACTTTCACGCCGCCGCCGGTCGTCGATGCGACGGCATCGGCTGCGGAGGCGGTCCGCCCCACCACCAGATCGAACAGCCCAGCCGAAGCGGCCGCACCGAACATCGCGGCACCGGTCGCCTTCTTGATCAGGTCGCGGCGGGTGGTCAGAGACGAGAAAGCCTTGTCGGCAGAGGTAACGCGGTCGGTCCGATCCATGGGGGGGTCCTTTCGTGAAGAAGTGTGGGGCGTATTGTGACGTTTGGGGGGTGCGAAAGACAACAGGAATCTGATTCACCAGGCTCGGCAAGCGGATCACCGACGTCCCAATAGCGCCCAACCTCTGGCCTGTCCTCGTGTCTAAGCAATAGTGCCCGCTTCCGGGCTGTTGCGGCGGAAGTGGAATCACCGGAGGCGATCATGCAAAAACGAACCAACGTTGTTCTGGCTTTCGGGCTGCTGGCGGCACTGGTCGCCGGCACGGGTTGCTCATCAGGTGCCGGCAACGGCGCGGTCATTGGCGGCGCCAGCGGCGCCGGCCTGGGCGCGATCATCGGCAACAATTCGCACGGGCGAACGCTCGAAGGCGCCCTCATCGGCGGCGCGATCGGCACCCTCGCCGGCGCGGCGATCGGCGACAGCTACGACCGCGACCAGCGCCAGTCCCGCCACGACGACCGGTACTACGACGACAGCCGTCGCGGCGGCGGCGTCCGCTACGAGCGGTACGAAACCCGCCGCTACGAACCCTGCCCGTCCGACTACTACGAGTACCGTGATTACCGCGGCTATCGCGGCGGGTATACGGAGTATCGGGAGTATCGACGGTACTGACGGCTGTGAGCTGTTGGAACTTCGCGTCGATATCACCATGAGCCCTTGGTACGATCAGGGCGTATGCCTCGCGACCGGTGGCGTAAATTCTTTCGACTGGGGTTTCACCCAACTGACGGGTATCCGTTTCTAGACCCGGATCTTCGCCTTACGCTCGAAAAGAAGTGCCGATCTCGCTTTGATGATAAGCAGCATTTGGGGCGGGCTCTGGCATTCGCAGGGGTGATCGTGGGGAATATCTTACTCGGCGTCTTCCTTCTTCGTCCGCTGGAGAGGCAGGCGTCACTGTCATTTCCAGTATCCGTTTTGCGAGGCATGTTCCTTACAGGCAGCATGATCTGGGTAACGTCCCGCTTCTTCGGAAGTCGACTGAGCGATTACATGAAAGAAGAGATCCGGAACCACGGTTGTTGCACGACTTGCGGATACAACTTATCGGCAACGCCGGACCGATGCCCCGAGTGCGGGACATCGCGATTTGACGTTTAAGTTTTGGGGTCCTTGTCTCACGCGTAAGGTCTCGCTGTCGGAAAACCAATTGCATCACCACGCCCCATGCCCGAAGATCGCGCTAACCTATGACCCTCCCCGCCCGCATCGCCGATTCTTCCGCCGTTGTCGCCGTGATGGGCTTGGGGTACGTGGGATTGCCGCTGCTGGCGGCGTTTCATCGGGCGGGATTGCCGGTGCTGGGGTTTGATATTGATCCGGCGAAGATCGACGCGCTACGCCGGGGGGAGAACTATCTGACCCATTTGGGTAAGGCGCTGGTGAGCGACATGGTCGCCGCCGGGCGGTGTGAGTTCACTGCCGACCCGGCCCGATTGTCGGCCGCCGATGCGGTCATCGTCTGTGTGCCGACGCCGCTGGGGAAGCACCTTGAACCCGACCTGACCTACATCACCCGCAGCACTGATGCGATCGCCGAGCACCTTCGGCCGGGGCAGCTGATCGTGCTGGAAAGCTCCACCTACCCGCGGACCACGCGCGACGTGATGCTGCCGCGGCTCGAGCGCGGCGGGCGCGTCTGTGGGAAAGATTTCTACCTCGCCTACTCGCCGGAGCGCGAAGACCCCGGCCGCAAGGACCACTCGACACAGACCATTCCCAAGCTCGTCGGTGGGATCGACGCCGTCAGCGGCGAACTGGCAGCGGCGCTGTACCGCAAGGCGATCGCGCAGGTGATCCCGGTGAAATCGGCGGAGGTCGCCGAGGCGGCGAAGATCCTGGAGAACGTCTACCGCGCCGTGAACATCGCGCTGGTGAACGAGATGAAAGTCGTGCTGACGGCGATGGGTATCGACGTCTGGGAGGTCATCGCCGCCGCGAGCACCAAGCCGTTCGGCTTCCAGGCGTTCTATCCGGGGCCGGGGCTGGGCGGGCACTGCATTCCGATCGACCCTTACTACCTAACGTGGAAAGCCCGTGAAGTGGGCATGCCGACGCGCTTCATTGAACTGGCCGGCGAAGTGAACCGGGGCATGCCGGATTACGTCGTCCGGCGGACGATCGAGGCCCTGAACACCCGAAGTAAGGCCGTCCGCGGCAGCCGAATCCTGGTGCTGGGGCTCGCGTACAAGCCCGACATCGACGACGTTCGCGAGAGCCCGAGTTTTGAACTGATCGAGAAACTGGAAGACCTGGGAGCCGAGGTCGATTACAGCGACCCCCACGTGCCGGCGACGCACAAGATGCGTAAGTACGACCTGAAGATGGCAAGCGTTCCGCTGTCGGAAGCGACACTCGCATCGTACGACTGCGTGATCGTCTCCACCCACCACTCGGCGTTCAACTGGCAGACGATCGCCGATCATTCGAAACTGATCGTCGATACGCGGAACGCGCTGTCGAAGGTCAGGGGGCCGCGCGAACATATTGTGTCGGCGTGAGATGGATCGTTTAGAGATAACACTGCCGCCCACGGAAGCGGTCCGCGGGGAATGGAAAACCCACGGGCAGCTGTCCGTGGGCGTTCGTTTGCCGATCAGGCAATGCTACCGGTGGTTCCGATCTACCGGTGTTTCCGGCGAACGATGCTCGCGAGCGCCGAAACGAACTCACGAAACGCCGACCGGCGCGGGGTGCCGGGGGAATGGCGGGATTCAAGAATCGCGAGCCGATCGACATTCTTGCGGCGTTTGTCGCGGTGGTACCCCTCGTACGAACGGTTGGGGCGACGATAGACGTTAAACACTCCCTTGAGCGACACGGTGACTGCTCCCTCATCGCGACCCGACCAGCGTCGGGCAGGCGGTTGGTAAAGGTGACGCCTGATCTTAGCACAGGTTCGACGCCGGCCAACGGGAGAATCTCCCTCGCGCCAGCCCGACACGCAATTCAAGGGTGTACGGGAACGGCGCGCGGCTCGGTGCCGGCGGGCAACGCGGCGGCGGATTCACTTACGCCGGCGGCGGCTGTCGCGTTCGGTAACACGACCGGCCCGCTCTGGGCAGTCGCCAGCCCGGCATCGACGAGCTTGCCGCGCGGCCAAGGCTGCCGAACCAGATCGAGCACCAGGCATACCGTGACCTTGATGACATAATACAGCCCGTCGAAGAGCCTGATGCTGCTCTGCCCGGTCTTACGGTGCCGCATCTGTACGCCGAGCTCGCTGATGCGATAGCCCGACCGGTGCAGCAGCAGGATGACTTCGGGTTCGGGGTAGTCTTCGGGGTACCAATGGGCGAAGGCGCGGATCACCCGCCGATTGGCCGCCCGGAAACCGCTGGTGCAGTCGGTGATCGGCAGGCCGGTGAAGGTGCGGATCACGCCCCGCAGAAACCATGCCCCCAGCGCCCGCGACGCGGTTTGCCGGTAATGCACCTTACCGAGGTAGCGCGAGCCGACGACAAAATCGGAGCCGCTTTTGGACAGCTCGTCGATCAGCCGACCGACTTCGCGCGGCCGGTGCTGGCCGTCGCCGTCCACCTGCACGGCGATATCGTATCCGTGCAGCGCGGCGTAGCGATAGCCCGCCTGCATCGCCCCGCCAATGCCCAGGTTGAAGGGCAACGTGACAACGGCGGTCCCTTCGGGCACCTGGCGGACGGTGTCGTCGGTGGAGCCGTCGTCGATCACCAGGATATCGCAGGTCGGCAAGGCCCGGCGCAGCCGAAGAACCAGCCGGCGGACCGAGGCACCTTCATTGAATGCAGGGATGAGCAGCAGACAACGCGACCCCGGCGGCACGCAAAGCGGATGCGGTCGCAGCCCGGGCGAAGTTGTCGGGGAATGGCGCTCCATGGACGGCGGCAATGCCTTGCCCGACATCTTACTCGATGAATCCGGACGCGACGAGAATGAGGCTAACGGTGCGGAAAATGCACGACCACCACGGAGAGCGCTCCTTCGCTGGCGGGCCTGAAACTGCCGTCATGAACAAAAGACCGCCGCGGGAGTCCGCGGCGGTCTTGCTTGATTCGGGGTGGCATGGGCAAGCGAGTACGTTTGCCCATGCCACCCAAACTTTGCTACTCGATCTTCGTTCCGTCCTTCGGGCAGAACTTGGCGCCCGCGGGGACTGGAGCGCCACACTCGGGGCAGAACTTCTTGGCCGTCACCGCGGCCGGAGCCGGTGAGGGCGTGGGTTCCGGCGTTACGGCCGGGGTCGGCGCGGGTGCAACGGCCGGTTGCGGTTCGATCGGCGTCGGGGCAGCGGCCTTTGGCGTCGTCGGTGTCAGGTTCGCCTTGGTGACCTTCGCGAGCTTCGCGTCGAGGTCGGGCAGCATCTTCTTGATCGCGTCATCGAACGCGAGCCGAAGCACGCGGCCGCAGTCGTCTTCGGTCACCGTAATCTGGGCGTCATTCTTCGTGCCAAAACCCATCACCTGGATGCCCATCGAATCGGCCGAGTCGGTGCGGTTGAACTCGGAAAACTGGCTGCACAGGATCTTGCCGGTGGTCGGCTCGACAATGCGGATGTCCACACCGATCTGCGTGTTGATCGCGACGTTCTTCTGA is part of the Humisphaera borealis genome and encodes:
- a CDS encoding N-acetyltransferase, producing the protein MTIINELAFDFDVEEDDFNLEATLDGMWVCRALGTREGDRLRLEDMQVRPDVEVPKALLKQVGTLRGNKIGTEVLRRFLRRADAEGVREIFGSVTQKDIEENRDLLGWYRREGFEVTVPDGDCLDHAGHKIVRRR
- a CDS encoding multiubiquitin domain-containing protein, which codes for MQKLEIDKVPFESADPVLTGRQILTLAGKQPVEEHLVFCLGPDRQLEDIDLEETVNLRELDHKIFITFRSDRSFNFELDGRRQPWGSASITETQLRWLAGIPAGYRVWQERRAQEDLLLSDGQTVPLEPKGVERFYTGKEDTNAGERCLVLPESDQRFLDDHDMVVEAVTDGERKGVVFKGFNTGGRFDHATTDVLMILPAGYPDACPDMFYCFPWIKLQGASGWPEKADVLVNFGGRQWQQWSRHNSDWRAGVDGIHTMIRRISAALRDTK
- a CDS encoding helix-turn-helix domain-containing protein, coding for MPDEKDCNAADGSKGQPLGDYLANVRTAKQMSLRDVEEAAAGVVSNAYLSQLEHGRISKPSPNILHCLARVYGVAYETLMQKAGYIAAAVNNETGSKRHGRVATFAKQNLTNEEEESLLEYLAFLRSKKGRKS
- a CDS encoding ISAs1 family transposase, which codes for MDGPATSGTLRAFSNLPDPRGCNVIHKLHDILVISVCAVICGADGWVDVELYGKSKLSWLRTFLDLPHGIPSHDTFGRVFAKLHPDAFEQCFNAWVGAIAQSAGGRLIAIDGKAIRRSFEHAWARNNMTHMVSAFVDAHRMVFGQVAVDDKSNEIEAIPRLLGLLDIQDATVTIDAAGCQTQIARQIVDAGGNYVLSVKENQPRTRLRLVRRCTRRSGSCWTKRS
- a CDS encoding LysM peptidoglycan-binding domain-containing protein, which encodes MSLPINMKFEVPKHKAPAPTKNPLWPALTPAPVSKVALRPEKAEDSSAKRPITPLCPVSPKAKEGRRAVVFTSPRRGRSHGRSLLVKFALPGIPLFLILTMINVGCTTEKPKAEGSVLDVGPQQAQVSNQPVPAAEPAPYAGPTYKSPAYKPAPASNSTRVAAKPAYVAPAEPVAVEPVAVAAAGKTYTVQKGDTLTSIARAQYGDGNKWKKIAAANPNMNPDAVKVGQKIVIP
- a CDS encoding ImmA/IrrE family metallo-endopeptidase, which gives rise to MTLDSLDDDQLRQVRDHARKALEKAGAKGCFPTPVDQVIAAAKHLVNAHEEIDEGFLAKARKKVGGALKRALSKVMGVLDVTARTMHLDKLVPIHKLPFLKLHELGHGVLPWQREMFKLTEDCELTIAPEVSELFERESNAFASEVLFQLDSFTDEAASDDVLGLKTPLRLSKRYGASVYSSIRRYVSTNARSCAVIVLEPPVACSGDGFVAKLRRVVVSNQFHFTFGDIRLAEEFTPDDEIGRIVPVGGRRMSRPRPLVLTDRNGSKHECVAEAFAHKYNVFILVCPKATLTKKIVLIAS
- a CDS encoding secondary thiamine-phosphate synthase enzyme YjbQ; this translates as MPAVTTISVRTQRRSQMVEITDEVARLCDDIESGYVIVYVPHTTAGVTIQENADPDVQHDLLRKLDELVPKKESYYRHSEGNSDSHLKTAMVGNSVTVLIEAGRMLLGQWQGIYLCEFDGPRTREVMVKRVKA
- a CDS encoding ISAs1 family transposase — protein: MKDVSHGVHEEFDADHGRLDTRKVWVMDEVHWLGDLCQQWPGLAGVIAVERKREVLAGKSSVERHYFISSVAGTDARAMAAAIRGHWAIENKLHWQLDVSFREDERRIRKGYGAENYSRLCRLTLNLLKRDRSIKNGIHGKRLKAGWDEHYLLRLLTT